GCGCCTTGCTTCCGGAGAGGTGGCAGAGTGGTTGAACGCGCCGCACTCGAAATGCGGTTTAGGCTTATACCCTAACGTGGGTTCGAATCCCACCCTCTCCGCCAGTTTCCAAAAATCCGCCGCGCTCGTCGCCGGCGGATTTTTCATTGGCGCGATGGGCGCGAGCGATCCGGTCAAACGTTCTCGTCCTCGTGTCCGGACAGCTCGCGACGGTTGGCGGGCAGGTGCTGCGGCAGGAAAAAATAATAGAGCATCAGCTGCCAGCTGCGCGACGAGCGGTAGAGCAAGAGCGGGACGAGCAACGCCGCGACGATGGCGGCGACCGCCGCGACCGTGCTCCCGAGCACACCGTAATACCACAGCAGTGCGATCGGAGTCAGGAAGACGATGCAGGTGACGCCGTAGTTCAGCGCCATCGCGCCGAGGAAGAAACCTTCCTCGCGCTCGAGTTTCAGTCCGCATTGCGGACACTCGCGATTGAGCTCAAGCGGCTTGGCGGGTTTGAAAAGCGTCTGGCCGCCACAATTGGGACAGCGGTTGGTGAGGCCGCGTTGGATGATCTGCTGCTGCGTGACGCGCATAAATGAAAACGCCCCACCTTACGGTGGGGCGTTCGGGAAAGCAAAGCGCGGACTTTAGGCGCCGAGCTGGAAGCGGACGAAGCGGCGGATCACCATGTTTTCGCCGATGGTGCCGACCTTCTCCTTGAGGAGGTCTTTGATCGTCTTGTCCGGGTTCTTCACGAAGGGCTGATCGATCAGGCACACTTGCGAGAAATACTTCTCGAGTTTGCCTTCGACGATCTTCTGCACGGCAGCGGCGGGCTTGCCCTCCATCTGCGCAGCAGCGATGTCGCGCTCCTTGGCGAGCTCGGTCTCCGGCACCTGCTCACGCGAAACATAGAGCGGGCTGGTGGCGGCGATCTGCAGGCAGAGGTCGCGGCAGAAGGCCTTGAAATCGTCGTTCTTGGCGACGAAGTCGGTCTCGCAACCGACCTCGACGAGAACGCCAACCTTGCCGCCGACGTGGATGTAGGACTCGATGAGACCTTCCTTCGTCGAACGGCCGGAGAGCTTGTCGATCTTGTTGCCGAGCTTCTTGCGGAGGAGCGTGATGGCGTCCTCCATGTTGCCCTTCGTTTCGTCGAGGGCCTTCTTGCATTCGAGCATACCCGCGCCGGTCTTCTCGCGGAGTTCTGCCACCATACTGGCTGTAACAGCGGACATTTGAGTAATCGGTTGGTTGAGAGCTTAGACTTCTTCCGTGGAAACAGTGGACTTC
This portion of the Candidatus Didemnitutus sp. genome encodes:
- a CDS encoding DUF983 domain-containing protein, which gives rise to MRVTQQQIIQRGLTNRCPNCGGQTLFKPAKPLELNRECPQCGLKLEREEGFFLGAMALNYGVTCIVFLTPIALLWYYGVLGSTVAAVAAIVAALLVPLLLYRSSRSWQLMLYYFFLPQHLPANRRELSGHEDENV
- a CDS encoding elongation factor Ts yields the protein MVAELREKTGAGMLECKKALDETKGNMEDAITLLRKKLGNKIDKLSGRSTKEGLIESYIHVGGKVGVLVEVGCETDFVAKNDDFKAFCRDLCLQIAATSPLYVSREQVPETELAKERDIAAAQMEGKPAAAVQKIVEGKLEKYFSQVCLIDQPFVKNPDKTIKDLLKEKVGTIGENMVIRRFVRFQLGA